TATTATGTTTTGGTATTTTAGGTGTCATTGTAATGCCATCATTCTGTGTTATGACTATTATTTATACTATAGGTGTGTTAATGTTTTTATATAAATGTAAACATGAGCTAAATGCTTAGTTTTTAATAATTATATTTTAGTCATAAAGTTATTATAAATCTGTATGAAACTAATTAAACATAATCTCAAATAAATTGGTATGCTTAAAATAGGTAATAAAGTTGTTAGTAAAAAGTGAATTTTGATCTAGACTACAATAAAAATATTTACCTTTAATAGGCCATTTAAAACACTAGGAGATATCATGTTTAGAAAAAGAAAAAGGAAGAGAATAATATTAAAACTATTTTTATTATTAATTTTAGCAGTTGTTATTGATTTTTATATAAGTAACTATACAGTAGGTGTTACTAATATTGTAATTAGTAAAACTAATATACCCAGCGAGTTTAATGGATTTAAAATAGTTCAAATTAGTGATTTACACGATAAAGACTTTGGTAATAATAATGAACTATTGGTTAATAAAATTAAACAGCAAGATCCTGATATTATTGTGATGACAGGAGACATGATTGATGGAAGCAGTAGTGATGCAAAGGTGTTTAAAAATCTTTGTAGACAGCTTTGTGAAATAGCAGATGTATACTATATAGCAGGAAACCATGAGCATGGAAGTAGGTATAGGTATAAGTTAAAATCACTAAGTCAAGAATTAGGCATAACCTATTTAAATAATGATA
This Clostridium sp. 'deep sea' DNA region includes the following protein-coding sequences:
- a CDS encoding metallophosphoesterase, producing the protein MFRKRKRKRIILKLFLLLILAVVIDFYISNYTVGVTNIVISKTNIPSEFNGFKIVQISDLHDKDFGNNNELLVNKIKQQDPDIIVMTGDMIDGSSSDAKVFKNLCRQLCEIADVYYIAGNHEHGSRYRYKLKSLSQELGITYLNNDKVKLTKGKSSINLYGYNIAMGYYSSISYLNEQNSLSVNEITQKLGEVNSSKFNILLTHTPIYFSSYADWGADLTLCGHMHGGMIRIPFKGGVFSPHKGLFPDYDAGLYDKNERYMYVNKGLSGGSVGFRVYNQPEVTVITLKN